A single Anopheles arabiensis isolate DONGOLA chromosome 2, AaraD3, whole genome shotgun sequence DNA region contains:
- the LOC120908577 gene encoding SEC14-like protein 4 — MSMKMLSLEDDQRFALMKFRRQVVDILKPEHDDYYLVRWLRARNWNPEAAEKMLRDSMKFRERWNTDEIAKWPTPQILLDYSPHGVSGYDKEGSPIIIIPFAGFDIWGLLHSVSRADIVRMTMQALEGYMQQAYEQSKKTGNPNSRQFIVVFDMDNFNLKQYIWRPASEVVISLIKMYEANYPEILKCCYIINTPKVFAFAYNMVKKFLGEYTIDKIRIYKPDRTKWLPAILERCDADQLPAYFGGTQTDPDGNSKCETKICWGGKVPKELYTSKEDSFNNNLTFTETEIRKGGRLKLTFDCEDAGCFLKWEFRTFDHDIKFGVKCVNKKTEESVIEVPLKRVSSHQVDESGFITCQPGCTYHVLFDNSYSYFKTKKIRYSVLMTAPLNDEEQTMAPIAVTEEETSPADGSTAED; from the exons ATGTCAATGAAAATGCTTTCCCTCGAGGATGACCAGCGATTTGCGCTGATGAAG TTCCGTCGGCAGGTGGTTGACATACTGAAACCGGAGCACGATGATTACTATCTGGTGCGTTGGCTACGAG CACGCAACTGGAACCCGGAGGCGGCGGAAAAGATGCTGCGCGATTCGATGAAGTTCCGGGAGCGCTGGAACACGGACGAGATCGCCAAGTGGCCAACGCCCCAGATCCTGCTCGACTACAGCCCGCACGGTGTGTCCGGCTACGATAAGGAAGGCTCACCGATCATCATCATACCGTTCGCCGGGTTCGACATCTGGGGCCTGCTGCACAGCGTGTCCCGGGCCGACATCGTGCGCATGACGATGCAGGCGCTCGAGGGCTACATGCAGCAGGCGTACGAGCAGAGCAAGAAGACCGGCAACCCGAACAGCCGCCAGTTTATCGTCGTGTTCGATATGGACAACTTCAACCTGAAGCAGTACATCTGGCGCCCGGCGAGCGAGGTGGTGATCTCGCTGATCAAGATGTACGAGGCGAACTATCCGGAGATCCTGAAGTGCTGCTACATCATCAACACGCCGAAGGTGTTCGCGTTCGCGTACAACATGGTGAAGAAGTTCCTGGGCGAGTACACGATCGACAAGATACGGATCTACAAGCCGGACCGGACCAAGTGGCTGCCCGCGATCCTGGAGCGGTGCGATGCGGACCAGCTGCCGGCGTACTTCGGCGGCACCCAGACTGACCCGGACGGCAATTCGAAGTGCGAGACGAAGATCTGCTGGGGCGGCAAGGTGCCGAAGGAGCTGTACACCTCGAAGGAGGACAGCTTCAACAACAATCTGACGTTCACGGAGACGGAGATCCGGAAGGGTGGCCGACTGAAGCTGACGTTCGACTGTGAGGATGCGGGCTGTTTCTTGAA GTGGGAATTCCGTACGTTCGATCACGACATCAAGTTCGGCGTGAAGTGCGTGAACAAGAAGACGGAGGAATCAGTTATCGAGGTGCCACTCAAGCGAGTGTCCTCCCATCAGGTGGACGAGTCCGGGTTCATCACCTGCCAGCCGGGATGCACAT ATCACGTGCTGTTCGACAATTCGTACTCGTACTTCAAGACGAAAAAGATCCGCTACTCCGTGCTGATGACGGCGCCGCTGAACGACGAGGAGCAAACGATGGCCCCGATTGCCGTGACGGAGGAGGAAACGTCCCCGGCGGACGGTAGTACGGCCGAGGATTGA